In the genome of Ancylomarina subtilis, one region contains:
- a CDS encoding histidine kinase, with amino-acid sequence MKRRNKSIVQVGIVIIVTFVIVAYLIGEKMSQTARNMSVDLAVSKAQNSFLIVKNKLKDNYQFSTEVGKTLEEIIKVNGIQFPTISEQLEGVLIGRNDLYSCWFIGVERLKEGLFFTHTVEGVSKKEIDTSRKALFKNLQLKGNEFVSPPYLSQDSSLLVSIVMPVRIKGNLVGAFGLDIDLFNFQQHFYDEQSLGRAYVSIISSEGYCIIHPDEKRIGAAINSMSDSNNVKRVLNSGEKYQAEVVSDFLQVPVVRVYQPIQLNEINANWLISVSVPLFNVEEAVQEVRNSTALIGIALAFLLMVFLYFSQRKWLSEYDRRQKAETKHRAVENKLSSIMESTDQIMIFSVDRDFHYTSFNSVYQKDILEKEGVRVVPGDNALEVYRADVRELMRKSFERAIQGEHFLIEYERNQQHYQQIFNAIFDEDNIVIGFSSFRFDISETVELRKRANQEEEEKVKAQLKNIKNQINPHFLFNSLNSLYALVETEPRLARKFVLKLSKVYRYLLDQNNSSLIDLKQELDFMKHYIFLQKIRFGENLSLDCDIPDRYMSSRLPSVSLQSLVENAIKHNIVTSEKPLLITMRIENDELVVANTYQLRSDVGASTGTGLKTLNALYAFLGKEQPKYGVEGNLFVVRLPLIS; translated from the coding sequence ATGAAACGGCGTAATAAATCCATTGTACAAGTCGGTATTGTTATTATTGTAACTTTTGTGATCGTTGCTTATTTGATAGGCGAAAAAATGTCACAAACAGCTCGTAATATGAGTGTTGATTTGGCGGTATCAAAGGCTCAGAACAGCTTTTTGATCGTTAAGAACAAGCTGAAGGATAATTACCAGTTTTCAACTGAGGTTGGAAAGACTCTTGAGGAGATTATTAAGGTCAATGGCATTCAATTCCCTACGATAAGTGAACAATTAGAGGGGGTATTGATTGGAAGAAATGATTTGTATTCGTGTTGGTTTATCGGTGTTGAAAGATTGAAAGAGGGGTTGTTTTTTACGCATACTGTAGAAGGCGTGAGTAAAAAAGAAATTGATACAAGTCGAAAAGCATTATTTAAGAATTTGCAGTTAAAGGGGAATGAGTTTGTTTCTCCACCTTACTTATCCCAGGATAGCAGTTTGTTGGTTTCTATTGTTATGCCTGTTAGGATAAAAGGGAATCTTGTGGGCGCTTTTGGTCTTGATATCGACTTATTTAATTTTCAACAACATTTTTACGATGAGCAATCTTTAGGACGAGCTTATGTTTCAATTATATCTTCTGAAGGCTATTGTATTATTCATCCCGATGAAAAAAGAATTGGAGCAGCAATAAACAGCATGAGCGATAGCAACAATGTGAAAAGGGTGCTTAATTCGGGTGAAAAATATCAAGCCGAGGTTGTTTCTGATTTTCTTCAAGTTCCTGTTGTTCGGGTTTATCAACCGATACAATTGAACGAGATAAATGCCAATTGGTTAATATCGGTGAGTGTGCCTTTGTTTAACGTTGAGGAAGCCGTGCAAGAAGTTAGAAATTCCACGGCCTTAATTGGTATTGCCTTAGCATTTTTGTTGATGGTATTCCTGTACTTTTCGCAGCGTAAGTGGCTTTCTGAATATGATAGAAGACAGAAGGCGGAAACGAAACATCGGGCAGTTGAGAATAAGTTGTCTTCAATTATGGAGAGCACAGATCAAATTATGATTTTTTCAGTAGATCGTGATTTTCATTATACGAGTTTCAATTCGGTATATCAAAAAGATATCCTTGAAAAGGAAGGCGTTCGTGTCGTGCCAGGAGATAATGCTTTAGAAGTATATAGGGCAGATGTTCGTGAGTTAATGCGGAAATCTTTTGAGAGAGCGATTCAAGGTGAACATTTTTTGATTGAATATGAGAGAAATCAGCAGCATTATCAGCAAATATTTAATGCCATTTTTGATGAAGACAATATTGTAATTGGGTTTTCAAGTTTCCGATTTGATATCAGCGAAACGGTTGAGTTGAGAAAGCGTGCGAATCAAGAAGAAGAGGAAAAGGTAAAGGCACAACTGAAGAATATCAAAAATCAAATCAATCCTCATTTTCTTTTTAACTCACTTAACTCGTTATATGCTTTGGTTGAAACAGAGCCCAGATTAGCTCGCAAGTTTGTACTCAAATTGTCAAAAGTTTACCGTTATCTGTTGGATCAAAACAATTCAAGTCTGATCGATTTAAAACAGGAGCTAGACTTTATGAAGCATTATATTTTTCTTCAGAAAATTCGGTTTGGTGAAAATTTGAGTTTAGACTGCGATATTCCTGATCGTTATATGAGTTCCAGGCTGCCATCTGTCAGTTTACAGTCACTTGTTGAGAATGCGATAAAGCACAATATCGTCACCTCAGAAAAACCGCTTCTGATTACGATGCGAATTGAGAATGACGAATTGGTTGTGGCCAATACCTACCAATTGCGTTCCGATGTTGGGGCGAGTACGGGTACAGGACTCAAAACTTTAAATGCCTTATATGCCTTTTTAGGTAAAGAGCAGCCTAAATATGGTGTAGAGGGAAATCTGTTTGTTGTTCGACTTCCTCTTATCTCTTAA
- a CDS encoding nitroreductase family protein: MIDFKINEDKCISCGLCAQDCPVGIIDMNPKPSIRKSREKLCLKCQHCLAICPTAAVSILGNKPEDSLSADGERPTYEGMTRLIKTRRSIRKYLHEDLDQHLIQELLETTAFAPTGHNYNTVHFTLIDKREELELFRDKIYAAIKKAGEAKTLLPQFEFLYAIQKVWENNKVDVIFRNAPHLLIASAPKKNSSPLPDCLIALSYFELLANSHDIGTLWNGMLTWVLNDIDPSIAEQIGVPKDYTVGYGMVFGKSAVKYPRAIQSEGLSINRVNLKKN; this comes from the coding sequence ATGATAGATTTCAAAATAAACGAAGATAAGTGTATCTCTTGTGGGTTGTGTGCTCAGGATTGTCCCGTTGGAATTATTGATATGAATCCAAAACCCAGCATCCGTAAATCGAGAGAAAAACTATGCCTTAAATGTCAGCATTGTCTGGCTATTTGTCCCACTGCTGCGGTATCGATTTTGGGAAACAAACCTGAAGACAGCTTATCTGCAGATGGTGAACGCCCCACTTATGAAGGAATGACTCGATTGATTAAAACGCGTCGGTCAATTAGAAAATACCTGCACGAAGATTTGGATCAGCATCTTATTCAAGAGCTCCTGGAAACAACGGCATTCGCTCCAACAGGTCACAATTATAACACAGTACACTTCACCCTTATTGATAAAAGAGAAGAATTAGAATTGTTTCGGGATAAAATTTATGCGGCCATTAAAAAAGCAGGTGAAGCCAAAACCCTTTTGCCTCAATTCGAATTCCTGTATGCCATTCAAAAAGTTTGGGAAAATAATAAGGTTGATGTTATCTTTAGAAATGCACCCCATCTCCTGATCGCATCAGCACCGAAGAAAAATTCATCACCACTACCCGATTGTCTGATTGCTCTCTCATATTTCGAACTGTTAGCTAATAGTCACGATATCGGCACCTTGTGGAATGGAATGTTGACTTGGGTCTTAAATGATATTGATCCAAGCATAGCTGAACAAATCGGTGTCCCTAAGGATTATACCGTTGGATATGGGATGGTTTTTGGAAAATCAGCCGTGAAATACCCTCGAGCCATTCAATCCGAAGGTTTGAGTATAAATCGTGTGAATTTGAAAAAGAACTAA
- the kdsA gene encoding 3-deoxy-8-phosphooctulonate synthase has translation MIKNIPNIKHTESGNFFLLAGPCAIEGEEIAMQIAERIVEITNKLEIPFIFKGSYRKANRSRLDSFAGIGDEKALKILKKVSDTFGVPTVTDIHSAEEAAMAAQYVDVLQIPAFLCRQTDLLVAAAKTGKVVNIKKGQFLSAESMKFAVNKVREMGNDQVILTDRGNMFGYQDMIVDYRGIPTMQENNCPVVLDITHSLQQPNQTSGVTGGRPDLIETVAKAGIAVGVDGIFIETHPDPANAKSDGANMLHLDYLEDLLTKLVAIRKVINQF, from the coding sequence ATGATTAAAAATATTCCCAATATAAAACACACCGAATCAGGCAACTTCTTTCTTTTAGCTGGTCCCTGTGCTATCGAAGGTGAAGAAATTGCAATGCAAATTGCTGAACGTATCGTTGAGATTACAAACAAGCTCGAAATTCCTTTCATTTTTAAAGGCTCATACCGAAAAGCCAACCGTTCCCGTTTGGATTCATTTGCAGGTATTGGGGATGAAAAAGCTTTAAAAATCCTAAAAAAGGTCAGCGATACTTTTGGCGTACCAACTGTAACCGATATTCACTCAGCTGAAGAAGCGGCCATGGCTGCCCAATATGTTGATGTACTACAAATTCCGGCTTTTCTTTGTCGCCAGACTGATTTATTAGTCGCTGCTGCTAAAACAGGAAAAGTTGTGAATATTAAGAAAGGACAATTTCTTTCTGCAGAATCAATGAAATTTGCTGTTAACAAGGTTAGAGAAATGGGTAACGATCAGGTTATTTTGACTGACCGTGGTAATATGTTTGGTTATCAGGATATGATTGTAGACTATCGTGGAATTCCAACAATGCAAGAAAATAATTGCCCTGTTGTATTAGATATCACTCACTCATTACAGCAACCTAACCAAACTTCTGGTGTAACGGGTGGACGACCTGATTTAATTGAAACTGTGGCTAAAGCAGGTATTGCTGTTGGTGTTGATGGTATCTTTATTGAAACCCATCCTGATCCTGCCAATGCAAAATCTGATGGCGCAAATATGCTACACCTGGATTACCTTGAAGATTTATTAACCAAACTGGTTGCAATCCGTAAGGTTATCAATCAATTTTAA